The Methanobacterium lacus genome includes a region encoding these proteins:
- a CDS encoding glycosyltransferase family 4 protein, which produces MRIVQTPVRFYPFIGGVENYVYYLSKELVNLGHNVKVVCANEPKVEAEQNVDGVEVSRLNYLFKVANTNITPDLPLKLRGEEFDIIHTHIPTPWSADWSRIIANRKNKPLVVTYHNDIIGTGFANHVANFYNKTALKKLLNRADKIIITQPNYLNYSPYLSSYEKKVEVIPNGVDVDKFKPLNIEKKQNTLFFLSLLDEFHGYKGLDYLLEALQIVKKSIADVKLIVGGKGVLMDHYIQKAESMGLKANVEFHGFIPDESMAMYYSQANLFVLPSISSLQEGFGIVALEALACETPVITTDIVGVSADLKEKNAGLSVAPKNSQVLAEAIIKLLDDHELRTKMGVNGRNLVKASYTWKGIARKMEKVYYELV; this is translated from the coding sequence ATGAGGATAGTTCAAACACCTGTGCGATTTTATCCCTTCATAGGAGGGGTTGAAAACTACGTTTACTACCTTTCCAAAGAACTTGTAAACTTAGGTCACAACGTTAAGGTGGTTTGTGCAAACGAACCAAAGGTTGAAGCAGAGCAGAATGTTGATGGAGTGGAAGTATCAAGGCTCAACTACCTCTTCAAGGTAGCCAACACCAACATCACACCAGACTTACCACTTAAACTTAGGGGAGAAGAATTTGACATCATACACACCCACATACCAACTCCTTGGAGTGCAGATTGGAGCAGGATCATAGCCAACAGAAAAAACAAACCATTGGTTGTTACCTATCACAACGACATAATAGGCACGGGATTTGCCAATCACGTGGCTAATTTTTACAACAAAACCGCCCTTAAAAAACTTTTAAACCGAGCTGACAAGATTATAATAACCCAGCCCAACTATCTAAACTACTCCCCCTATCTTTCAAGCTATGAAAAGAAGGTAGAAGTCATACCAAACGGTGTTGATGTGGACAAGTTCAAACCACTAAACATTGAAAAGAAACAAAATACACTGTTCTTCTTAAGTCTTCTCGATGAATTCCACGGATACAAAGGACTGGACTATCTCCTGGAAGCTTTGCAAATTGTTAAAAAATCCATAGCTGATGTGAAACTCATTGTCGGAGGTAAAGGTGTTCTCATGGATCATTACATTCAAAAGGCAGAATCCATGGGTTTGAAAGCCAACGTGGAGTTCCATGGTTTTATTCCAGATGAATCCATGGCCATGTACTACAGTCAGGCCAACCTTTTCGTACTTCCATCAATTTCATCACTCCAGGAAGGCTTTGGAATAGTGGCCCTGGAAGCTCTTGCGTGTGAAACACCAGTAATTACAACTGATATTGTTGGAGTATCAGCAGATCTTAAAGAGAAAAATGCAGGACTTAGTGTGGCTCCTAAAAACTCCCAAGTACTTGCTGAGGCCATAATCAAACTCCTCGATGACCATGAACTACGAACCAAGATGGGTGTTAATGGCCGTAACCTTGTGAAAGCCAGTTACACTTGGAAGGGTATTGCCCGGAAGATGGAAAAGGTTTATTATGAATTAGTATAA
- a CDS encoding DUF2206 domain-containing protein, with amino-acid sequence MMDTLKNFGIKNWILTLFALLLVTDLMVVLNIPYLRELTVFITLTIVPGLLIVHIMRLNKLEFLKKLVLSVGLSISIIIFSGLALNTLYPLILKPLSLIPLLVLYNIIILVLGAIAYKRNKDDFVLGKFLNIDINFDGKSTALMIAPLFFPVMAVIGTYLMNNFENNSVLILMLLLMPVYMIVLAAFRKQVSNSTYPVALWSIGLGILLMYGLTSSHIMGRDINSEYYCFFLTITNNHWNIMDFYNPYNACLSLNILPSVYQVLSGLDPEYVFKLYNAFIASVTPLILYIAANKYLNKRYAFFASLLFVFQIFFFNFLGAIRQEIAILFFFLAFMVILSTDFTKTQKKVLFLIFMFSLIVSHYSTAYVAFALTVPLLLLPLLRSLYHDRKMSYENFDIILVTLVFIGIWYLLYAHIQLSAGTQAVQTTIAASTGPSSGSSFATSKGDFVLGVLGIKLKSLPNTLSVIAHDLIFGTILIGLLEIVRRLRHYKEKLGTEFIIGVVISLLLLVMFIVLPYISLAYDPARLFFQVLIFLAPVFIIGCMAMAKFIHRPKWDIAIILFLLISLFSCASYLQYHFTGMPYSATYDSNGTVRGEVFVNGSELSGVTWLQNNRIDGLPIYGDMRETSRFGLANFREANLNTSFFQWNQTVPSQSGYIYMGSLNVNKNEVLQIYDDIQITDMTIYEYILQGKDVIYNSGGSQIWT; translated from the coding sequence ATGATGGATACACTAAAGAATTTTGGGATAAAAAACTGGATATTAACCCTGTTTGCTCTGCTATTAGTAACAGACCTCATGGTTGTCCTGAACATTCCATACCTCAGGGAATTAACTGTTTTTATAACGCTCACAATCGTTCCTGGCCTTTTGATAGTGCATATCATGAGGCTAAATAAACTGGAATTTCTAAAGAAACTGGTTTTAAGTGTGGGTCTGAGTATTTCTATCATCATATTTTCAGGCTTGGCACTAAACACCCTTTACCCATTGATATTAAAACCACTTTCACTCATCCCTTTACTGGTTCTATACAACATCATCATATTAGTACTGGGAGCAATAGCTTACAAACGAAACAAAGACGATTTCGTGCTTGGAAAGTTCCTAAACATTGATATAAACTTCGATGGTAAATCCACAGCCCTCATGATAGCACCATTATTTTTCCCTGTCATGGCTGTAATAGGCACCTATCTCATGAACAACTTTGAAAACAATTCTGTTCTCATTTTAATGCTTTTACTCATGCCTGTTTACATGATTGTTCTGGCAGCCTTTAGAAAACAGGTTTCAAACTCCACCTATCCAGTTGCTTTGTGGTCAATTGGACTGGGAATTCTTTTGATGTATGGTTTAACAAGTTCACATATCATGGGTAGAGATATAAACAGTGAATATTACTGTTTCTTTTTAACCATTACCAACAACCACTGGAACATAATGGACTTTTACAATCCATACAACGCATGTTTGAGTCTTAACATACTTCCATCTGTTTACCAGGTGCTTTCAGGATTAGATCCGGAGTACGTTTTCAAACTCTACAACGCATTTATCGCATCTGTAACACCACTTATACTCTACATCGCTGCAAACAAGTACCTGAATAAGAGATATGCATTTTTTGCTTCCCTCCTCTTCGTGTTCCAAATATTTTTCTTCAACTTCCTGGGAGCCATAAGACAAGAAATAGCCATTCTATTCTTTTTCCTAGCATTCATGGTTATTCTAAGCACAGATTTCACGAAAACCCAGAAGAAGGTTTTGTTTTTAATATTCATGTTCTCTCTCATTGTTTCACATTACAGTACAGCTTACGTTGCATTTGCACTCACAGTACCCCTACTGCTCTTACCACTTCTAAGGAGTTTGTACCATGATCGCAAGATGAGTTATGAAAATTTCGACATCATCCTGGTAACCCTGGTTTTCATTGGAATATGGTACCTCCTATATGCACATATACAGCTGAGTGCAGGTACCCAAGCTGTTCAAACAACCATAGCTGCTTCAACTGGACCAAGCAGTGGCTCGAGTTTTGCAACGAGTAAAGGAGATTTCGTTTTAGGAGTGCTTGGAATCAAACTTAAAAGTTTACCAAACACCTTGAGTGTCATTGCCCATGACCTGATATTTGGAACCATACTCATAGGTCTATTGGAAATTGTAAGGAGGTTAAGGCACTACAAAGAAAAATTAGGTACAGAATTTATAATTGGAGTGGTAATTTCACTTCTCTTACTAGTGATGTTCATTGTACTGCCCTACATATCCCTTGCTTACGACCCTGCAAGACTGTTCTTCCAGGTGCTCATATTCCTTGCTCCTGTGTTCATAATTGGTTGCATGGCCATGGCCAAATTCATACACAGACCTAAATGGGACATTGCAATAATACTCTTCCTATTAATATCTCTCTTTAGCTGTGCCAGCTATTTACAGTACCATTTCACAGGCATGCCCTACTCTGCTACCTACGATTCCAATGGAACTGTGAGGGGTGAGGTGTTTGTAAATGGAAGTGAACTTTCAGGTGTGACATGGCTTCAGAATAACAGGATCGATGGTCTTCCAATCTATGGAGACATGAGGGAAACCAGTAGATTTGGTCTTGCTAACTTCAGAGAGGCCAATTTAAACACCAGTTTCTTCCAGTGGAACCAAACAGTACCATCACAATCAGGATACATCTACATGGGAAGTCTGAACGTTAACAAGAATGAAGTGCTTCAGATCTACGATGACATCCAGATAACAGACATGACCATATACGAATACATTTTACAGGGTAAAGATGTGATATACAACAGTGGAGGCAGTCAGATATGGACCTGA
- a CDS encoding HAAS signaling domain-containing protein, whose translation MRSDPIEKYINNVTKNMGSKQREEVARELKAHIWDSADALAEEKHVEVDDTIIQDTITRMGPAEDIAAMYPKEKAGKDKIIDGLKYIARSLIFFIVAAGIIGIVLQLIFKDISIYPFVVVAIIVYLVIMSIHFVRRKFIPKFLENK comes from the coding sequence ATGCGCAGTGATCCTATTGAAAAATATATCAACAACGTAACCAAGAACATGGGGTCAAAACAACGAGAAGAAGTAGCTCGAGAGTTAAAGGCACATATTTGGGACAGTGCAGATGCCCTGGCAGAGGAAAAACATGTTGAAGTGGATGACACAATAATTCAAGATACCATCACCAGAATGGGACCTGCAGAAGATATAGCTGCCATGTACCCCAAGGAAAAGGCAGGTAAAGACAAGATAATTGATGGATTAAAATATATAGCCAGATCATTGATCTTCTTCATTGTAGCTGCCGGAATAATAGGAATAGTACTCCAGCTCATCTTCAAAGACATATCAATCTACCCCTTTGTAGTTGTGGCCATAATAGTGTACCTGGTTATAATGAGCATACACTTTGTAAGGCGGAAATTCATTCCCAAATTCTTAGAAAACAAATAG
- a CDS encoding glycosyltransferase family 4 protein encodes MKIAFIYDAAYPWVKGGAERRIYELSTRLVKQGHEVHWYSLAWWREERKLMDIEMDGIKLHGVSKPKPLYTEDRRSIKEAIFFSLHLINPIMKEKFDVVDCQGFPFFSSFVCKFHQAIGRSKMVITLHEVWGDYWYEYLGRAGIFGKLVERSMLALTDRFITVSQKTERDLQAIKRTDKSHVVPNGIDLNQITNVKPAETGFELLFAGRLIKEKKVDLLLRSLPKVLKTCPDIKCMVVGDGPERSRLEGLCKELELTATVEFSGFMEGYNELISIMKSSEVLVLPSEREGFGMVVVEANACGTPVVVVDYPMNAAKDLVQEGRNGYISKPDPEDLAQTIIKTLKNRKNMVETSRSMSKNYDWDRIVDELENVYLQTQKE; translated from the coding sequence ATGAAAATAGCATTCATCTACGATGCTGCATATCCCTGGGTTAAGGGAGGTGCTGAGAGAAGGATCTACGAACTCTCAACCAGACTGGTTAAACAGGGACATGAGGTTCACTGGTACTCCCTTGCTTGGTGGCGGGAGGAAAGGAAGCTAATGGATATTGAAATGGATGGCATCAAACTCCATGGAGTATCCAAACCCAAACCCCTCTACACTGAGGATCGAAGATCCATTAAGGAAGCTATTTTTTTCAGTCTCCACCTTATAAATCCCATCATGAAGGAAAAATTTGATGTAGTTGATTGTCAGGGATTTCCATTCTTCTCAAGCTTCGTATGTAAATTTCACCAGGCAATTGGAAGGTCTAAAATGGTTATAACCCTCCACGAGGTTTGGGGCGATTACTGGTACGAGTACCTTGGAAGGGCTGGAATATTCGGAAAACTAGTTGAAAGATCCATGCTCGCACTCACAGACAGATTTATCACTGTGAGCCAAAAAACAGAGAGGGATCTTCAAGCCATAAAAAGAACAGATAAATCCCATGTTGTACCCAATGGAATTGACCTAAACCAGATAACAAATGTGAAACCAGCAGAAACAGGATTTGAACTGTTGTTTGCAGGAAGGCTTATTAAGGAAAAAAAAGTTGATCTACTCCTTAGATCCCTTCCAAAGGTCTTAAAGACCTGTCCAGATATTAAGTGCATGGTGGTGGGTGACGGACCTGAGAGATCCAGACTCGAAGGACTCTGCAAAGAATTGGAACTCACAGCCACTGTGGAGTTTTCAGGTTTTATGGAGGGTTACAACGAACTAATAAGCATCATGAAATCCTCTGAAGTACTTGTACTCCCATCTGAAAGGGAAGGATTTGGAATGGTTGTTGTTGAGGCCAATGCCTGTGGAACTCCAGTTGTGGTTGTTGATTATCCCATGAACGCAGCCAAAGACTTGGTGCAGGAAGGACGAAATGGATACATATCAAAACCAGACCCTGAAGACCTGGCCCAAACCATAATAAAAACCCTTAAAAACAGGAAAAACATGGTTGAAACCTCAAGATCCATGTCTAAAAACTATGATTGGGATAGAATTGTAGATGAACTGGAAAACGTGTACCTCCAAACCCAGAAGGAGTAA
- a CDS encoding PRC-barrel domain-containing protein: MKFNELVNKEVIDQKGNVLGKVKNIEWDTESKEVINIEVSSGGFKDTLGMSEHQILSYDSIESIGDKVLLKKQIIEPVKTPAKEENEETTDNLDFYSL; this comes from the coding sequence ATGAAATTCAATGAGTTGGTTAATAAAGAAGTGATTGACCAGAAAGGCAACGTTCTAGGTAAAGTAAAGAACATTGAATGGGATACTGAAAGTAAAGAAGTCATAAACATAGAAGTTAGTAGTGGAGGGTTTAAAGATACGCTTGGAATGTCCGAACATCAAATATTATCCTACGACAGCATCGAAAGCATAGGTGATAAAGTACTACTAAAAAAACAAATCATCGAACCAGTTAAAACACCTGCAAAAGAAGAAAATGAAGAAACTACTGATAATTTAGACTTTTACAGCTTATAA
- a CDS encoding glycosyltransferase produces the protein MISIVCTCNNKTVLDNYLLKGLKNQREPYELIVVKDSKTDFKSAAQALNYGGEKARGEYIIFAHQDVLMENPDWLADLNKLLPELKNLGAAGIAGKSEKNPEVITNVKHGDQPHRAGEEIDKPVKVQTLDECLMVVPNKVFQKRKFDESTCEGWHLYGVDYCLMIDEMGLDVYVLPLPIIHKSSGDPFADEYYRTLGKLFKKYKKNYGTIHTTVSNWNTSYPVTLEKRRFWLTNKIYSGAKNRIKSLFK, from the coding sequence ATGATCTCCATAGTATGCACATGCAACAACAAAACAGTGCTTGACAACTACCTGCTCAAGGGACTCAAAAACCAGAGGGAACCCTACGAACTCATAGTGGTTAAGGACAGTAAAACAGATTTTAAATCCGCAGCCCAAGCCCTGAATTACGGGGGAGAAAAGGCCAGAGGAGAGTACATAATATTCGCACATCAAGATGTGCTCATGGAAAACCCTGACTGGCTCGCTGACCTTAATAAACTGTTACCCGAACTTAAAAATCTGGGAGCCGCAGGAATAGCAGGTAAATCAGAAAAAAATCCAGAGGTCATTACCAACGTGAAACATGGAGACCAACCACATAGAGCAGGTGAAGAGATAGATAAACCAGTGAAAGTACAGACACTCGATGAATGCCTCATGGTAGTTCCAAACAAGGTTTTTCAAAAGAGGAAATTTGATGAATCCACATGCGAAGGCTGGCACCTTTACGGTGTAGATTACTGTCTCATGATAGATGAAATGGGATTAGATGTTTACGTCCTTCCCCTACCAATCATCCATAAATCCTCAGGAGATCCCTTTGCAGACGAGTACTACAGAACACTTGGAAAACTGTTTAAAAAATACAAAAAGAACTACGGCACCATACACACCACAGTATCAAACTGGAACACCAGCTACCCTGTAACCCTGGAAAAACGAAGGTTCTGGCTCACCAACAAAATTTACTCAGGAGCCAAAAACAGAATAAAAAGTCTGTTTAAATAA
- a CDS encoding glycosyltransferase family 2 protein, with protein MNPKVKIIILNWNGWEDTIECLESLYQIDYPNFDVLVVDNDSKDESIDKIHMYLDGKLKVESKFLNYDPDNKPIKYLEYSEDRYPQLDTSDGVDAKNLYILKNNENYGFAEGNNIAIKVALRSNPDYIMLLNNDTVVEHDFLNKLVEVAEEDEQVGVVGPTIYYYDYKGRTDVPSNICGVVNIKHYPGYYDMVDQDPTVKPGNLECDWVSGAAMMIKTKEVPIKYLNNQLFFGNEDIDMCINLKTMGYKIINVHSSRIWHKEGVSRKKRSSAVIKKVKMEIEVNLKFLKLHNKHYYWYLPVYLLQVAALYTKVLVGKF; from the coding sequence ATGAATCCTAAAGTTAAAATTATAATACTCAACTGGAATGGTTGGGAAGATACAATAGAATGTTTAGAATCTTTGTATCAAATAGATTATCCAAATTTTGATGTGCTCGTAGTTGACAATGACTCCAAGGACGAATCAATAGATAAGATCCACATGTACCTGGATGGTAAGTTAAAGGTTGAATCTAAATTTTTAAATTACGATCCTGATAACAAGCCAATTAAATATTTAGAATATTCTGAGGACAGGTATCCTCAGTTGGACACTTCAGACGGTGTGGATGCTAAAAATCTTTACATACTCAAAAATAATGAGAACTACGGATTTGCAGAGGGAAACAACATAGCAATCAAAGTAGCCCTTCGATCCAATCCCGACTACATAATGCTTTTAAACAACGACACAGTGGTTGAACACGACTTTTTAAACAAGCTCGTGGAGGTTGCAGAGGAAGATGAACAAGTAGGGGTGGTGGGTCCTACCATATACTACTATGACTACAAGGGAAGAACTGATGTTCCATCAAATATCTGCGGAGTGGTGAACATCAAACACTACCCTGGCTACTACGATATGGTGGACCAAGACCCAACTGTGAAACCAGGTAACCTTGAATGTGACTGGGTTTCAGGTGCTGCCATGATGATCAAAACCAAGGAAGTTCCAATCAAGTACCTAAACAACCAACTATTCTTTGGAAACGAAGACATAGACATGTGCATAAACCTCAAAACAATGGGTTACAAAATAATTAACGTGCACAGTTCAAGAATATGGCATAAGGAAGGAGTATCAAGAAAGAAGAGAAGTTCAGCCGTGATTAAGAAGGTGAAGATGGAGATAGAAGTGAACCTCAAATTTTTAAAACTCCACAACAAACACTATTACTGGTACCTGCCAGTCTACCTCTTACAGGTGGCTGCACTTTACACCAAGGTTCTAGTTGGGAAATTCTAA
- a CDS encoding glycosyltransferase family 4 protein, with amino-acid sequence MDLKSAAGSVTKSDTKILMVHHTAMWYRKPFFRMLSGIYPIKFLFTNVESYNKTYDTELSQEIEGLDGVDYTVVNSYHGLALGAMKATMGDYDVFVGGSWDTLTDLIETLVYFAVVKIRRKPFILWREDWDWNVKSLKRSMVKKFAGFIGRNVDAVLVPGTKHREFFTKLGVKPENMFIMPNVSNIKAKEVDELNMVQIQEELGLENKKVALYVGRLIDLKGVDYLIKGFKGVTEKLDDAVLLIVGEGPEKPALESLTSELSMDGEVIFTGNIDNSKLGAYYMVADLFVLPSITTYFADACPLVVNEAMYFSKPVITSDAVGTTFMIKDGENGYVVPEKNSEALKTAILTVLSNPELIKNMGIASKNLIETNFKYDNMIQGFNSAIEHVQRE; translated from the coding sequence ATGGACCTGAAATCTGCCGCTGGATCCGTTACCAAGTCTGATACTAAAATATTGATGGTTCACCACACCGCAATGTGGTACAGAAAACCTTTTTTTCGAATGTTAAGTGGGATTTATCCCATAAAATTTTTGTTCACCAACGTTGAAAGTTACAACAAGACCTATGACACAGAACTATCCCAAGAAATTGAAGGATTGGATGGTGTGGATTACACCGTTGTTAATAGTTATCACGGACTCGCACTTGGAGCCATGAAGGCAACCATGGGAGATTACGATGTTTTTGTAGGTGGTAGCTGGGATACCTTGACAGATCTCATTGAAACCCTGGTTTACTTTGCTGTGGTTAAAATCAGAAGGAAACCTTTCATTCTCTGGAGGGAAGATTGGGATTGGAATGTTAAATCCCTGAAGAGATCCATGGTTAAGAAGTTTGCAGGTTTTATTGGTAGAAATGTGGATGCTGTGTTGGTTCCAGGAACTAAGCACAGGGAATTTTTCACTAAATTAGGTGTTAAACCTGAAAATATGTTCATAATGCCTAACGTGAGCAATATTAAAGCTAAAGAAGTGGATGAACTTAACATGGTCCAGATACAAGAAGAACTTGGACTGGAAAACAAGAAGGTTGCTCTTTACGTAGGCAGACTCATCGATCTTAAGGGTGTAGATTATCTCATCAAAGGTTTTAAGGGAGTCACTGAAAAACTTGATGATGCTGTGCTTCTAATTGTTGGTGAGGGTCCTGAAAAACCGGCCTTGGAATCCTTAACATCGGAGCTTAGTATGGATGGTGAGGTTATATTCACGGGAAATATTGATAACTCCAAACTTGGAGCATATTACATGGTTGCAGATCTTTTTGTTCTGCCCTCAATCACAACCTACTTTGCAGATGCGTGCCCACTGGTTGTAAATGAAGCCATGTACTTTTCTAAACCCGTTATAACGAGTGATGCTGTTGGAACCACCTTCATGATAAAGGATGGTGAGAACGGGTACGTTGTACCCGAGAAAAATTCAGAAGCCTTAAAAACTGCTATTTTAACTGTGCTATCTAATCCCGAACTCATAAAGAACATGGGCATTGCATCTAAAAATCTTATTGAAACCAACTTCAAGTATGACAACATGATCCAAGGGTTTAACAGTGCTATTGAACATGTTCAAAGGGAATAA
- a CDS encoding ATP-binding cassette domain-containing protein, whose amino-acid sequence MNEYVMEAQDLTKKFGDFLAVDKLNLKIRKGEVLGFLGPNGAGKTTSINMMVGLLSPSSGKVLVNNSDVEEMDKKTIGICPQELVLWENLTCNENLKLMGDMYTVPKAILVERIEKLLRDLYLTEKADTRVSNLSGGMKRRLNMAMAVIHEPEIVLLDEPSEGLDPQSRRVLWSYIRSLRDDHQKTVILTTHLMDEADRLSDRVAIIDHGKLLKLDTPENLKKEIGEGDIIELTIPDKDNKKYVMNYLETLEDTISVVEVDGKINLRAFNAVGKLPKIVAELEKSNIQIDDLSVRQNTLEDVFIELTGTGLRE is encoded by the coding sequence ATGAATGAGTATGTAATGGAGGCCCAGGATCTAACCAAAAAATTTGGGGATTTTCTGGCAGTGGACAAATTAAACTTGAAAATAAGAAAGGGAGAAGTTCTAGGTTTTTTAGGCCCCAACGGCGCTGGTAAAACCACATCCATCAATATGATGGTGGGCCTTCTCAGCCCATCAAGTGGAAAGGTACTTGTGAACAACAGTGACGTTGAAGAAATGGACAAGAAAACCATAGGCATATGTCCTCAAGAACTGGTTCTCTGGGAAAATTTAACCTGTAATGAAAATTTAAAGCTCATGGGAGACATGTACACAGTACCTAAAGCTATTCTAGTCGAGAGAATCGAAAAACTCTTGAGGGATCTGTACCTCACTGAAAAGGCAGATACAAGAGTTTCAAATCTAAGCGGTGGTATGAAACGCCGTTTAAACATGGCCATGGCAGTTATTCACGAACCTGAAATTGTGCTGTTGGATGAACCTTCCGAAGGATTAGATCCTCAGTCAAGAAGGGTGCTCTGGAGTTATATCCGATCTCTCAGGGATGATCATCAAAAAACAGTAATCCTCACAACTCACCTCATGGACGAAGCAGACAGGTTAAGCGACAGGGTAGCCATAATAGACCATGGTAAGCTTCTCAAACTAGACACACCTGAAAATCTCAAGAAAGAAATAGGAGAGGGCGATATTATAGAATTAACCATTCCAGATAAAGATAATAAGAAATACGTCATGAACTACCTTGAAACCCTTGAAGACACGATATCCGTCGTTGAAGTGGATGGAAAGATAAATTTAAGGGCCTTCAATGCAGTGGGAAAACTCCCTAAGATAGTGGCAGAACTTGAAAAATCCAACATCCAGATAGATGACCTATCAGTCAGACAGAACACCCTGGAAGATGTTTTCATCGAACTCACAGGAACAGGACTAAGGGAGTGA
- a CDS encoding PadR family transcriptional regulator: MKQVFEKFEIEMRRGVMQLAVICLLDKEKYGYEIIKNLNDTGLKVEEGTLYPLLRRLEGNELLISRWETGGPRPRKYYIITDLGKEIRLKWLSTFKALMDTITQLETNIQDKGVSKNAQ; this comes from the coding sequence ATGAAGCAAGTCTTTGAAAAATTTGAGATAGAAATGAGGAGGGGTGTGATGCAGTTAGCAGTGATATGCCTCCTTGATAAAGAGAAATATGGCTATGAAATAATCAAAAACCTAAATGATACAGGATTAAAGGTTGAAGAAGGCACTTTGTACCCGCTTCTCAGGCGTCTTGAGGGAAACGAATTATTAATCAGCAGATGGGAAACTGGTGGGCCCAGACCACGAAAATATTACATCATAACAGACCTTGGGAAGGAAATCAGATTGAAATGGTTAAGTACATTTAAAGCACTCATGGACACAATAACACAACTTGAAACCAATATTCAAGACAAAGGAGTGTCTAAAAATGCGCAGTGA
- a CDS encoding ABC transporter permease produces the protein MKFMSIASKDLKELLRDRRGLFFILLLPIFFMLIFSFAFGTMGQDNQPNSIAVVNLDTGVTLPNGTTVNYGNNFTDTMKGLKYQDTDVNLFNITQTSEANATNLVKQRNVDLELIIPAGFSQSMVDMAQTAQGTDSAGSMTLNSSTGNVTSKLVIRGDKGYSGFGTSLSILTGAVGSYQDGIIGAMGGVEPQEFIQTSVEGIPGTQSFTAFDYIAPGMMVFAILLLSTSVAAMLTKEVESGTLRRLKLSEMTSFDYLFGGLLPWSLVAGAQIIILLAVAIMFGFHWQGGLNSIILAAIIGVVGGVASISLGMIIASFAKNPPQASQLGTLIAVPVSFLVGAFFQLPQVVIGTFMGQEVQIYSILPWYQIATALRTVLTNGGGWDSIVYNMAAAVVLTAILFVLGVYLFSKSRLKSEKT, from the coding sequence ATGAAATTCATGAGTATAGCTTCAAAAGATTTAAAAGAATTACTGAGGGACAGAAGAGGATTATTTTTCATACTACTCCTTCCAATATTCTTCATGCTTATATTCAGCTTCGCATTTGGAACCATGGGTCAAGACAATCAACCCAACAGCATAGCAGTCGTAAACCTTGATACGGGAGTGACCTTGCCCAACGGAACAACTGTGAACTACGGTAACAACTTCACAGACACAATGAAGGGTCTGAAGTATCAGGACACCGATGTTAACCTGTTCAATATAACACAAACATCGGAAGCCAATGCAACCAACCTGGTGAAGCAGAGAAATGTGGATCTGGAGTTGATCATACCTGCTGGTTTCTCTCAATCAATGGTTGACATGGCACAAACTGCTCAGGGCACAGATTCAGCAGGATCTATGACACTAAACAGTTCAACTGGTAATGTTACGAGTAAACTCGTTATTCGTGGTGATAAGGGTTACAGTGGATTTGGAACTTCCCTCAGCATACTAACTGGTGCAGTGGGATCCTATCAAGATGGTATCATTGGTGCAATGGGTGGGGTTGAGCCTCAAGAATTTATTCAGACCAGTGTGGAAGGTATTCCTGGAACCCAATCCTTCACAGCTTTCGACTACATAGCTCCTGGAATGATGGTGTTTGCAATTTTACTGCTTTCAACCAGTGTTGCAGCAATGTTAACCAAGGAAGTTGAGAGTGGAACCCTCAGAAGGCTTAAACTATCGGAAATGACTTCATTTGACTACCTGTTCGGAGGGCTGTTACCATGGTCCCTTGTGGCAGGTGCACAGATAATCATACTCCTGGCAGTTGCCATAATGTTCGGATTCCATTGGCAGGGAGGTTTAAACAGCATAATATTAGCTGCAATAATTGGTGTCGTTGGTGGTGTGGCTTCAATATCCTTGGGTATGATCATAGCATCATTTGCTAAAAACCCTCCACAAGCAAGTCAGCTTGGAACTCTGATAGCAGTGCCTGTTAGTTTCTTAGTTGGAGCATTCTTCCAACTACCACAAGTGGTTATCGGAACTTTCATGGGCCAAGAAGTCCAAATATACTCTATCCTTCCATGGTATCAGATTGCAACAGCACTAAGAACAGTTTTAACCAATGGTGGGGGCTGGGACAGTATAGTCTACAACATGGCTGCAGCAGTAGTACTCACAGCCATACTGTTTGTCCTGGGAGTGTACCTGTTTTCAAAATCCAGACTAAAATCAGAAAAAACATGA